Proteins encoded within one genomic window of Brassica rapa cultivar Chiifu-401-42 chromosome A09, CAAS_Brap_v3.01, whole genome shotgun sequence:
- the LOC103837292 gene encoding kunitz trypsin inhibitor 6-like has translation MTTSRLIMITFLVVVITTSYVVIGDGNDVVYSADAGPVLPNVTYYISFMSSDYNMWICRMNARSTDPRTCPHQPVMFTRPTITPTPVMFILPSSTPDTTVIRESTKLSIKFANPSQCGESGVWRVANGEVVLNGVESREDSLFSIHMTDSYYKFTIGESVYPDVYATSISLSNDRYGKDRLIAKQPSGEMEVLFYQNYPPEY, from the coding sequence ATGACAACATCACGATTGATCATGATCACTTTCTTGGTCGTTGTAATAACAACATCATATGTTGTTATTGGAGATGGGAACGACGTAGTTTATTCTGCAGACGCAGGGCCAGTCTTGCCCAACGTTACCTATTACATCAGCTTCATGTCGTCCGACTACAACATGTGGATTTGCCGAATGAATGCGAGATCAACAGATCCCAGAACATGCCCACACCAACCGGTAATGTTCACTAGACCAACCATAACACCAACGCCTGTTATGTTTATATTACCATCATCAACACCAGACACTACTGTCATACGTGAATCAACTaaacttagcatcaagttcgCAAATCCAAGCCAGTGCGGTGAATCAGGGGTTTGGAGAGTAGCAAATGGTGAAGTAGTTCTTAACGGAGTTGAGTCAAGGGAAGATAGTTTGTTCTCAATCCACATGACTGACTCATATTACAAGTTTACTATCGGTGAGAGTGTCTATCCAGACGTTTATGCAACGAGTATCAGTTTATCTAACGATAGATATGGTAAAGATAGGTTGATAGCGAAGCAGCCTTCTGGAGAGATGGAGGTTCTTTTCTACCAAAATTATCCACCTGAATATTAA